A region from the Curtobacterium sp. MCBA15_012 genome encodes:
- the pstA gene encoding phosphate ABC transporter permease PstA, with translation MSLALRQSGLAGNVYANGKLHRSVPWLLLVGSWVALVAVFALLNAGGSVKDFNVVAALFLGTVLFDVLIVVVSRIVEGGRQAVDRLITSLVVTAFVIAVLPLVSLLWTVLADGLARFDAQFFSYSMRGVISEGGGAVHALIGTLQITLFAALISVPIGLLTSIYLVEYGKGALAKGITFFVDVMTGIPSIVAGLFAYSLFALFLGPGARFGLVGSVALSVLMIPIVVRSTEEVLKIVPMELREASYALGVPKYLTILKIVLPTSLAGITTGVMLSIARVIGETAPLLVTAGFTASMNYDLFKDPMMTLPVFAYTQYSQQGANPVPFVDRAWTAALLLILIVMVLNLLARFITRLFAPKLSR, from the coding sequence ATGTCCCTCGCTCTCCGTCAGTCCGGCCTCGCCGGCAACGTCTACGCCAACGGCAAGCTGCACCGGTCCGTGCCGTGGCTGCTGCTCGTCGGCTCCTGGGTCGCCCTGGTCGCGGTCTTCGCGCTCCTGAACGCCGGCGGCTCCGTCAAGGACTTCAACGTCGTCGCGGCACTGTTCCTCGGCACGGTCCTGTTCGACGTGCTCATCGTGGTCGTCTCGCGGATCGTCGAGGGCGGACGCCAGGCGGTCGACCGCCTCATCACCTCGCTCGTCGTCACGGCCTTCGTCATCGCGGTGCTCCCGCTGGTGTCGCTGCTGTGGACGGTCCTCGCGGACGGGCTGGCCCGCTTCGACGCGCAGTTCTTCTCGTACTCGATGCGCGGCGTCATCTCCGAGGGCGGCGGCGCCGTCCACGCCCTGATCGGCACGCTGCAGATCACCCTGTTCGCGGCGCTCATCTCGGTGCCGATCGGCCTCCTCACCTCGATCTACCTCGTCGAGTACGGCAAGGGTGCGCTCGCGAAGGGCATCACGTTCTTCGTGGACGTCATGACGGGCATCCCGTCGATCGTCGCCGGTCTGTTCGCCTACTCGCTGTTCGCGCTCTTCCTCGGCCCCGGTGCCCGCTTCGGCCTGGTCGGCTCGGTCGCCCTGAGCGTCCTGATGATCCCGATCGTCGTGCGTTCCACCGAGGAGGTCCTGAAGATCGTCCCGATGGAGCTCCGCGAGGCCTCGTACGCGCTCGGCGTCCCGAAGTACCTGACGATCCTCAAGATCGTGCTCCCGACGTCCCTCGCCGGCATCACCACGGGCGTGATGCTCTCGATCGCCCGGGTCATCGGCGAGACGGCCCCGCTGCTCGTCACGGCCGGCTTCACCGCGAGCATGAACTACGACCTGTTCAAGGACCCGATGATGACGCTGCCGGTGTTCGCGTACACGCAGTACTCCCAGCAGGGCGCCAACCCGGTGCCGTTCGTCGACCGGGCCTGGACCGCGGCGCTGCTGCTCATCCTCATCGTGATGGTGCTCAACCTGCTGGCCCGCTTCATCACCCGACTCTTCGCCCCCAAGCTGTCGCGCTAG
- a CDS encoding phosphate ABC transporter substrate-binding protein PstS: MNIKRIGTVAAIAIAGAVALSSCAANEDAGAGASATSSSGTDYSKLSGTLTGSGSSAQQTAEATWAAGFQSVASGATVNYSPDGSGAGRKNFMSGAADFAGSDAALKDEELAGTFEKCAADSKAIDIPVYISPIAIAYKVDGVKELTLDAKTIAGIFSGKITKWNAPEIASLNKSADLPDAAITVVHRSDDSGTTQNFSEYVSANASDVWTEKPSQTFPYQVGDSAKGTSGVASAMASASNAITYIDDSGAGDLDKAKLMVGSTATEISAEGAAKVVADSKTVAGRADNDLAIDINRKDTAKGAWPLVLVSYAIACQEYKDSAKGELVKGYLDYVVSKDAQDAAAKEAKSAALSSDLAEKAAKAVASIK; encoded by the coding sequence GTGAACATCAAGCGAATCGGCACGGTCGCGGCGATCGCGATCGCCGGCGCGGTCGCGCTCTCCTCCTGCGCGGCGAACGAGGACGCGGGCGCTGGCGCCTCCGCCACGTCGAGCTCCGGCACCGACTACTCGAAGCTCTCGGGCACGCTGACCGGCTCGGGCTCCTCCGCACAGCAGACCGCCGAGGCCACCTGGGCCGCCGGCTTCCAGAGCGTCGCCTCGGGCGCCACGGTGAACTACTCGCCCGACGGCTCCGGCGCGGGCCGCAAGAACTTCATGTCCGGCGCCGCCGACTTCGCCGGCTCCGACGCCGCGCTGAAGGACGAGGAGCTCGCGGGCACGTTCGAGAAGTGCGCCGCGGACTCGAAGGCCATCGACATCCCGGTCTACATCTCCCCGATCGCCATCGCCTACAAGGTCGACGGCGTCAAGGAGCTCACCCTCGACGCAAAGACGATCGCGGGCATCTTCTCCGGCAAGATCACGAAGTGGAACGCTCCGGAGATCGCCTCGCTCAACAAGAGCGCCGACCTTCCGGACGCGGCCATCACGGTCGTCCACCGCTCGGACGACTCCGGCACGACGCAGAACTTCTCGGAGTACGTCTCCGCGAACGCGAGCGACGTCTGGACCGAGAAGCCGAGCCAGACCTTCCCGTACCAGGTCGGCGACAGCGCGAAGGGCACCTCGGGTGTGGCCTCGGCCATGGCGAGCGCCTCGAACGCGATCACCTACATCGACGACTCGGGCGCGGGTGACCTCGACAAGGCGAAGCTCATGGTCGGTTCCACGGCCACCGAGATCTCGGCCGAGGGCGCTGCCAAGGTCGTCGCGGACTCGAAGACGGTCGCCGGCCGTGCGGACAACGACCTCGCGATCGACATCAACCGCAAGGACACCGCGAAGGGTGCGTGGCCGCTGGTCCTCGTCTCCTACGCGATCGCCTGCCAGGAGTACAAGGACTCCGCGAAGGGTGAGCTCGTGAAGGGCTACCTGGACTACGTCGTCTCGAAGGACGCGCAGGACGCGGCCGCGAAGGAGGCCAAGTCGGCCGCCCTCTCGTCCGACCTGGCGGAGAAGGCCGCGAAGGCCGTCGCCTCCATCAAGTAA
- a CDS encoding RNA degradosome polyphosphate kinase — MDTEPQLDGESVAPDLDDFDEVVEIEHESLPTDRYFDRELSWLRFNQRVLELGEDRTQPLLERANFLAIFASNLDEFFMVRVAGLKRRIDTGIAVPTNVGRAPSDVLRDIAAKAHELQDRHAAAFIHSLKPDLDAAGIHVEHWSDLDEADRLRMREYFNERIFPVLMPLAVDPAHPFPYISGLSLNLAVRVRNPKSQRQEFARLKVPQNFSRFITLPDDGSGRLRFIPLEDLIANHLDDLFPGMEVLEHHVFRVTRNEDVEIEEDEAENLIQALERELLRRRFGPPIRLEITEDMDPVTLDLLVRELDITEQEVFRLPSPLDLGGLFEIAKIARPDLHYPKHVPTTPVQFQPGEPNTKPDLFRAIAARDVLVHHPYESFATSVQAFLEQAAADPNVLAIKQTLYRTSGDSPIVEALIDAAAAGKQVLALVEIKARFDEQNNITWARKLEKAGVHVVYGLVGLKTHSKLVLVIRQEGGTLKHYSHIGTGNYNPKTSRIYEDMGLFTADDVVGKDLTRLFNELSGYAIEKKFKRLLVAPLHLRKGLVKRIQHEAANAAAGRPSGIRIKVNSMVDEQIIDALYLASQAGVPVDVWVRGICSLKPGLEGVSETIRVRSVVGRYLEHSRAFAFHNDGDPAVFIGSADMMHRNLDRRVEALVRLSDPAHVAEVQEMFDLAMAETTSSWHLESDGEWTRHSTDDDGRPLDDVQNVLMRKISARKRSTR; from the coding sequence ATGGACACCGAACCGCAGCTCGACGGCGAATCCGTCGCACCCGACCTGGACGACTTCGACGAGGTCGTCGAGATCGAGCACGAGTCGCTGCCGACGGACCGCTACTTCGATCGTGAGCTGAGCTGGCTCCGGTTCAACCAGCGGGTCCTCGAACTCGGCGAGGACCGGACGCAGCCGCTGCTCGAGCGCGCCAACTTCCTCGCGATCTTCGCCTCGAACCTCGACGAGTTCTTCATGGTCCGCGTGGCCGGCCTGAAGCGGCGCATCGACACCGGGATCGCCGTACCGACGAACGTCGGCCGCGCCCCGAGCGACGTCCTGCGCGACATCGCGGCCAAGGCCCACGAGCTGCAGGACCGGCACGCCGCGGCCTTCATCCACTCCCTCAAGCCCGACCTCGACGCCGCCGGCATCCACGTCGAGCACTGGTCCGACCTCGACGAGGCCGACCGGCTGCGCATGCGCGAGTACTTCAACGAGCGGATCTTCCCGGTCCTCATGCCGCTCGCGGTCGACCCAGCACACCCCTTCCCGTACATCTCGGGGTTGTCGCTGAACCTCGCCGTGCGGGTGCGCAACCCGAAGTCGCAGCGGCAGGAGTTCGCGCGCCTCAAGGTGCCGCAGAACTTCTCCCGCTTCATCACGCTGCCCGACGACGGCAGCGGTCGCCTCCGGTTCATCCCGCTCGAGGACCTGATCGCGAACCACCTCGACGACCTGTTCCCGGGCATGGAGGTCCTCGAGCACCACGTGTTCCGCGTCACCCGCAACGAGGACGTCGAGATCGAGGAGGACGAGGCCGAGAACCTCATCCAGGCCCTCGAGCGCGAGCTCCTGCGCCGCCGCTTCGGCCCGCCCATCCGTCTCGAGATCACCGAGGACATGGACCCGGTGACCCTGGACCTGCTCGTCCGCGAGCTCGACATCACCGAGCAGGAGGTCTTCCGCCTGCCGTCGCCGCTCGACCTCGGCGGCCTGTTCGAGATCGCCAAGATCGCGCGTCCGGACCTGCACTACCCGAAGCACGTGCCGACCACACCCGTGCAGTTCCAGCCCGGCGAACCGAACACGAAGCCCGACCTGTTCCGCGCCATCGCCGCCCGCGACGTGCTCGTCCACCACCCGTACGAGTCCTTCGCGACGAGCGTGCAGGCGTTCCTCGAGCAGGCCGCTGCCGACCCGAACGTGCTGGCGATCAAGCAGACGCTCTACCGCACCTCCGGCGACAGCCCGATCGTCGAGGCCCTGATCGACGCCGCCGCCGCGGGCAAGCAGGTGCTCGCGCTGGTCGAGATCAAGGCACGCTTCGACGAACAGAACAACATCACGTGGGCCCGCAAGCTCGAGAAGGCCGGCGTGCACGTCGTGTACGGCCTGGTCGGGCTGAAGACGCACTCCAAGCTGGTGCTCGTCATCCGGCAGGAGGGCGGCACGCTCAAGCACTACAGCCACATCGGCACGGGCAACTACAACCCCAAGACCTCGCGCATCTACGAGGACATGGGTCTGTTCACCGCCGACGACGTCGTGGGCAAGGACCTCACCCGACTGTTCAACGAGCTGTCGGGCTACGCGATCGAGAAGAAGTTCAAGCGTCTCCTCGTCGCGCCGCTCCACCTGCGGAAGGGGCTCGTGAAGCGCATCCAGCACGAGGCGGCGAACGCGGCGGCCGGTCGGCCCTCGGGCATCCGGATCAAGGTCAACTCGATGGTCGACGAGCAGATCATCGACGCCCTGTACCTCGCGAGCCAGGCCGGGGTCCCGGTGGACGTGTGGGTCCGCGGCATCTGCTCGCTCAAGCCCGGCCTCGAGGGCGTCAGCGAGACCATCCGCGTCCGGAGCGTCGTCGGACGGTACCTCGAGCACTCCCGGGCGTTCGCGTTCCACAACGACGGCGACCCCGCCGTGTTCATCGGTTCCGCCGACATGATGCACCGGAACCTCGACCGCCGCGTCGAGGCCCTCGTCCGACTCTCCGACCCCGCGCACGTGGCCGAGGTGCAGGAGATGTTCGACCTGGCCATGGCGGAGACCACGAGCTCGTGGCACCTCGAGTCCGACGGCGAGTGGACGCGGCACTCGACGGACGACGACGGTCGGCCGCTCGACGACGTGCAGAACGTCCTCATGCGCAAGATCTCCGCCCGGAAGCGCTCGACCCGGTGA
- a CDS encoding NUDIX domain-containing protein has product MSGGTAKPVVAAGAVVWREHAGGPLVLLVHRDHHKDVSFAKGKVDPGESVPTTAVREIEEETGYRVHLGAPLGTAEYVLPSGRDKVVHYWSARVSGKEYDRAGTFRPNDEVAAVEWVPIDQARKRLTYDRDVAILDRFAERVAAGEHRTFALIALRHAKTIPGSEWDGPDATRPLLPVGRSQAKAAAAPVAAFGPKKIVSSTAARCLATVEPLSARTHVGVASTPDISQEAHDRGAADVKGVVRKRLDKGKSTVLCSHGPVLPDIIARIAAVTADDSRRFDLRRAAMLSVGDFAVMHIAGDKLVAVETHRNTVPA; this is encoded by the coding sequence GTGAGCGGCGGGACCGCGAAGCCCGTCGTCGCGGCGGGTGCGGTCGTGTGGCGCGAGCACGCGGGCGGCCCGCTCGTGCTGCTGGTGCACCGCGACCACCACAAGGACGTCTCGTTCGCCAAGGGCAAGGTCGACCCCGGTGAGAGCGTGCCGACGACCGCGGTCCGCGAGATCGAGGAGGAGACCGGGTACCGCGTGCACCTCGGCGCACCGCTCGGCACGGCCGAGTACGTGCTGCCCAGCGGACGGGACAAGGTGGTGCACTACTGGTCGGCGCGGGTCTCCGGCAAGGAGTACGACCGCGCCGGGACCTTCCGGCCGAACGACGAGGTCGCGGCCGTCGAGTGGGTGCCGATCGACCAGGCCCGGAAACGATTGACCTACGACCGTGACGTCGCGATCCTCGACCGGTTCGCCGAGCGCGTCGCCGCCGGGGAGCACCGGACCTTCGCCCTCATCGCGCTCCGGCACGCCAAGACGATCCCCGGCTCCGAGTGGGACGGGCCGGACGCGACGCGCCCGCTCCTGCCCGTCGGCCGGTCGCAGGCGAAGGCGGCCGCTGCGCCGGTCGCCGCGTTCGGACCGAAGAAGATCGTCAGCAGTACTGCGGCCCGGTGCCTCGCGACCGTCGAGCCGCTGTCCGCCCGGACGCACGTCGGCGTCGCGAGCACGCCCGACATCAGCCAGGAGGCCCACGACCGCGGTGCCGCGGACGTCAAGGGCGTGGTGCGGAAGCGCCTCGACAAGGGCAAGTCGACCGTCCTGTGCTCGCACGGGCCCGTGCTGCCGGACATCATCGCGCGGATCGCGGCGGTGACGGCGGACGACAGTCGACGGTTCGACCTGCGGCGGGCGGCGATGCTCTCGGTCGGCGACTTCGCCGTGATGCACATCGCCGGGGACAAGCTCGTGGCGGTCGAGACCCACCGGAACACCGTCCCCGCCTGA
- a CDS encoding anti-sigma factor domain-containing protein produces MTERHDDPALLTGSHALDALSDDERALLEHALTTAPELQAETDSLRETALQLAYAVEPIEPPAALKASLMAQIARTPQVPALGAAAPGAQDAAAGLEARPAAATSAASDDAPARDDDLAPVSELPTARDSAAGDTRIRRGDGSVAEGRATAAARRRWFQRPAAALSAAAAVAVVFLGVGLGVGGVIGQDEQSGPGTTQASGTIDSIYAARDFGRTTAAVPGGGTATVIWSHEVGKSAVILDGVQSAPSGHTYELWYIDAEGTNGKVKPAGLVDAAPDGVHTAVLDGTLAKGASIGMTVEPAGGSDQPTTTPLMAVPTNRA; encoded by the coding sequence ATGACCGAACGCCACGACGACCCCGCGCTGCTCACCGGGTCCCACGCGCTGGACGCCCTGTCGGACGACGAGCGCGCACTCCTGGAGCACGCGCTCACCACGGCCCCCGAACTGCAGGCCGAGACCGATTCGCTGCGCGAGACCGCGCTGCAGCTCGCCTACGCGGTCGAGCCGATCGAGCCCCCGGCTGCGCTGAAGGCGTCGCTCATGGCCCAGATCGCGCGGACCCCGCAGGTCCCCGCACTGGGTGCTGCGGCCCCCGGTGCGCAGGACGCCGCAGCCGGCCTGGAGGCGCGCCCCGCCGCCGCCACGTCGGCCGCGTCCGACGACGCCCCGGCCCGGGACGACGACCTCGCGCCCGTCTCGGAACTCCCGACCGCACGCGACAGTGCCGCGGGCGACACCCGCATCCGTCGCGGTGACGGCTCCGTGGCCGAGGGCCGCGCGACCGCAGCCGCACGTCGTCGCTGGTTCCAGCGCCCCGCGGCTGCCCTGTCGGCAGCGGCAGCGGTCGCGGTCGTCTTCCTCGGCGTCGGGCTCGGCGTCGGCGGGGTCATCGGCCAGGACGAGCAGTCCGGACCGGGCACCACGCAGGCCTCGGGCACGATCGACAGCATCTACGCCGCGCGGGACTTCGGTCGCACGACCGCAGCGGTCCCCGGCGGCGGCACGGCGACGGTCATCTGGTCGCACGAGGTCGGCAAGTCGGCCGTCATCCTCGACGGCGTCCAGTCGGCACCGTCCGGGCACACCTACGAGCTCTGGTACATCGACGCCGAGGGCACGAACGGCAAGGTCAAGCCGGCCGGACTCGTCGATGCGGCTCCCGACGGCGTGCACACCGCGGTCCTCGACGGCACCCTGGCGAAGGGCGCGTCGATCGGCATGACCGTCGAGCCGGCGGGCGGGTCGGACCAGCCGACCACGACGCCGCTCATGGCCGTCCCCACGAACCGGGCCTGA
- the sigK gene encoding ECF RNA polymerase sigma factor SigK produces the protein MLALVERDTETWRSDEPAPASPDDLLVRVAAGDQAAFAELYDALSGRVLGLVTRLLRDRAQSEEVTQEVFLEVWQQATRFDRARGTAASWVLTMAHRRAVDRVRASQASHDRDTKIGIRDLESGFDQVSESVEIRIEHERVSRALGKLTEFQRQAVQLAYYGGYSHSEMAERLGVPIGTVKTRLRDGMIRLRDEMGVTS, from the coding sequence ATGCTTGCCCTCGTGGAACGCGACACGGAGACCTGGCGCTCGGACGAGCCCGCCCCCGCGTCGCCGGACGACCTGCTCGTCCGCGTCGCCGCCGGAGACCAGGCGGCCTTCGCCGAACTGTACGACGCCCTGTCCGGACGCGTGCTCGGACTCGTCACGCGCCTGCTCCGGGACCGTGCACAGTCGGAAGAGGTCACGCAGGAGGTCTTCCTCGAGGTCTGGCAGCAGGCCACCCGCTTCGACCGGGCTCGCGGCACCGCGGCCAGCTGGGTCCTCACCATGGCGCACCGCCGAGCGGTCGACCGGGTGCGGGCCTCGCAGGCCTCGCACGACCGGGACACCAAGATCGGCATCCGTGACCTCGAGTCCGGGTTCGACCAGGTGTCCGAGTCCGTCGAGATCCGCATCGAGCACGAGCGGGTCAGCCGGGCGCTCGGCAAGCTCACCGAGTTCCAGCGCCAGGCGGTGCAGCTCGCGTACTACGGCGGCTACTCGCACAGCGAGATGGCCGAACGGCTCGGTGTCCCGATCGGCACCGTCAAGACCCGTCTCCGTGACGGGATGATCCGACTCCGAGACGAGATGGGGGTGACGTCATGA
- a CDS encoding DNA-directed RNA polymerase subunit beta, producing the protein MPRDHHRPVHFTDQEFAALPGGEDPAVVNRVAHETANALLHRVRQDPDPAVVERLVTYTDVHGIDAIAELWARVGAHTLPGALWRIYLVRTVIRQNPDEIAYFFQRGAERIGTIDQAVAGAEQPTGPAEILTLADRILHGLYTGDLAVALDRGAAFCRLTAAGATSVADDADLTAGDRAAELTQRALRLVELAADLTEAASLWRRDSLD; encoded by the coding sequence GTGCCTCGCGATCACCACCGTCCCGTCCACTTCACCGACCAGGAGTTCGCCGCGCTCCCGGGTGGCGAGGACCCCGCGGTCGTGAACCGGGTGGCGCACGAGACGGCGAACGCGCTGCTGCACCGGGTGCGTCAGGACCCGGACCCGGCCGTGGTCGAGCGGCTCGTCACCTACACGGACGTGCACGGCATCGACGCGATCGCCGAGCTGTGGGCGCGCGTCGGGGCGCACACCCTGCCGGGGGCGCTCTGGCGCATCTACCTGGTGCGGACGGTGATCCGGCAGAACCCCGACGAGATCGCGTACTTCTTCCAGCGCGGCGCCGAGCGGATCGGCACGATCGACCAGGCGGTGGCGGGTGCCGAGCAGCCCACGGGTCCGGCGGAGATCCTCACGCTCGCCGACCGCATCCTGCACGGTCTGTACACGGGCGACCTCGCGGTGGCGCTCGATCGTGGTGCGGCGTTCTGTCGGCTGACGGCGGCCGGTGCGACCTCGGTGGCGGACGACGCCGACCTGACCGCGGGGGACCGGGCCGCCGAGCTGACGCAGCGGGCCCTGCGACTCGTCGAGCTCGCGGCGGACCTGACCGAGGCGGCGTCGCTCTGGCGCCGCGACAGCCTGGACTGA
- the pstC gene encoding phosphate ABC transporter permease subunit PstC, translated as MTTAPAQPGATVPTKPKPVVRVGDRVFSAASVIAGGLILFVLVLVAAFLVWQSIPAFSAKVGELPNNATNFWDYVGPLVFGTVWSALIALVIAVPLSLGIALFISHYAPRRVAPVLGYVIDLLAAVPSVVYGLWGIVVLAPFVKPFYGFLNEHLGWIPLFSGQVSGTGRTILTASIVLAVMAIPIMTAVMREIFLQAPRLNEEAALALGATRWEMIRLSVLPFAKSGIVSAIMLGLGRALGETMAIALVLSVSTNVTFQMLTSLNPSTIAANIALQFAEASGTALNALVASGLILFVITLVINMLARYIVRKRVS; from the coding sequence ATGACGACCGCACCGGCCCAGCCAGGGGCCACCGTCCCCACCAAGCCGAAGCCCGTCGTCCGCGTCGGCGACCGCGTGTTCTCCGCGGCGTCCGTCATCGCGGGTGGCCTGATCCTCTTCGTGCTCGTGCTCGTCGCCGCCTTCCTGGTCTGGCAGAGCATCCCCGCCTTCAGCGCGAAGGTCGGCGAGCTGCCGAACAACGCGACGAACTTCTGGGACTACGTCGGTCCGCTCGTCTTCGGCACGGTCTGGTCCGCGCTCATCGCGCTGGTGATCGCCGTGCCGCTGTCGCTCGGCATCGCGCTCTTCATCTCGCACTACGCGCCGCGCCGCGTGGCCCCGGTCCTCGGCTACGTCATCGACCTGCTGGCAGCGGTGCCGTCGGTCGTCTACGGCCTCTGGGGCATCGTGGTGCTGGCGCCGTTCGTGAAGCCGTTCTACGGGTTCCTCAACGAGCACCTCGGCTGGATCCCGCTCTTCTCCGGCCAGGTCTCCGGCACCGGCCGCACGATCCTCACCGCATCGATCGTCCTCGCGGTGATGGCGATCCCGATCATGACCGCCGTCATGCGTGAGATCTTCCTGCAGGCACCGCGCCTCAACGAGGAGGCCGCCCTGGCCCTCGGTGCGACCCGCTGGGAGATGATCCGCCTGTCGGTCCTGCCGTTCGCCAAGTCCGGCATCGTGTCCGCGATCATGCTCGGGCTCGGCCGCGCGCTCGGCGAGACGATGGCGATCGCGCTCGTGCTGTCGGTGTCGACGAACGTCACCTTCCAGATGCTCACCTCGCTGAACCCGTCGACCATCGCCGCGAACATCGCGCTGCAGTTCGCCGAGGCCTCGGGCACGGCGCTGAACGCCCTCGTCGCGTCCGGCCTGATCCTCTTCGTCATCACCCTGGTCATCAACATGCTGGCGCGCTACATCGTGCGCAAGCGGGTCTCCTGA
- a CDS encoding DUF2207 domain-containing protein, translated as MNALLVILAVIAVVLLFVGGFTASLKFLLWVGIVLLVIAVVMWLLRTLTGRRS; from the coding sequence ATGAACGCCCTGCTCGTCATCCTGGCCGTGATCGCGGTCGTCCTGCTGTTCGTCGGTGGCTTCACCGCGAGCCTGAAGTTCCTGCTGTGGGTCGGCATCGTGCTGCTCGTCATCGCAGTGGTCATGTGGCTCCTCCGCACCCTGACGGGCCGGCGCAGCTGA
- the pstB gene encoding phosphate ABC transporter ATP-binding protein PstB: MSKRIEVDGLNVYYSKFKAVEGVDMTIEPRTVTAFIGPSGCGKSTFLRTLNRMHEVIPGAYVEGSVKVDGDDLYGAGVDPVLVRRQVGMVFQRPNPFPTMSIKDNVLAGVKLNNKRISKSESQDIVERSLQGANLWNEVKDRLDKPGMGLSGGQQQRLCIARAIAVQPDVLLMDEPCSALDPISTLAIEDLIEELKKDFTIVIVTHNMQQASRVSDKTAFFNIAGTGAPGKLIEYDDTATIFSNPSVQATEDYVSGRFG, encoded by the coding sequence GTGTCCAAGCGCATCGAGGTCGACGGCCTCAACGTCTACTACTCGAAGTTCAAGGCGGTCGAGGGCGTCGACATGACGATCGAGCCCCGCACCGTGACCGCGTTCATCGGCCCCTCCGGCTGCGGCAAGTCCACCTTCCTCCGCACGCTGAACCGCATGCACGAGGTCATCCCCGGCGCGTACGTCGAGGGCTCCGTGAAGGTCGACGGCGACGACCTGTACGGCGCGGGCGTCGACCCGGTGCTCGTCCGTCGCCAGGTCGGCATGGTGTTCCAGCGACCGAACCCGTTCCCGACGATGTCGATCAAGGACAACGTCCTCGCGGGCGTGAAGCTCAACAACAAGCGCATCTCGAAGTCGGAGTCGCAGGACATCGTCGAGCGCTCCCTGCAGGGCGCGAACCTGTGGAACGAGGTCAAGGACCGCCTCGACAAGCCCGGCATGGGCCTGTCCGGCGGCCAGCAGCAGCGCCTGTGCATCGCGCGGGCGATCGCGGTGCAGCCGGACGTGCTGCTCATGGACGAGCCCTGCTCGGCGCTCGACCCGATCTCGACCCTCGCCATCGAGGACCTCATCGAGGAGCTCAAGAAGGACTTCACGATCGTGATCGTGACGCACAACATGCAGCAGGCGTCGCGTGTGAGCGACAAGACCGCGTTCTTCAACATCGCGGGCACGGGTGCGCCGGGCAAGCTCATCGAGTACGACGACACCGCGACGATCTTCTCGAACCCGTCGGTGCAGGCCACCGAGGACTACGTCTCGGGTCGCTTCGGGTGA